A genomic region of Persephonella marina EX-H1 contains the following coding sequences:
- the nuoD gene encoding NADH dehydrogenase (quinone) subunit D, giving the protein MHLWADLEELKLLEGKFSDIQIEKTENFTSITVKKEDLLNALGFLKEDLGYKMFIDLTAVDYYPQEPRFLCVYILFSPDKKKRIAVKCWAENDSVPSVISLWKGAKWAEREVYDLFGIKFEGHNNLVRMFLWEGYKYHPLRKDFPKEGIQEVYLPSLNLRPEEIPAHNYSPYHTYVPTMEELEKTQKSRMEKRSQIVLNWGPLHPGTHGTIWFLFDMEGETIKNCEIILGQLHRGIEKLAEDLTYTQIIPYTDRMDYISALCSQVAYVNTVEKLLGVEPPEKAKWIRTMMCELQRINSHLLWLGTYALDLGALTIFLYAFREREKIMDIIEGIAGIRLNSTYIRIGGLSKDLPEGALDVIKHFLQDFPEKLDEYETILTKNRIWLRRNLNIGIVNKEQVYQYGLTGVVARSAGVPYDIRMLQPTDAYDKVDFDIPLGRVGDCYDRYLIRMEEMRQSLRIIEQCVEKIEKLKDDKHISTENPYVLPTLDEVFNSIESMVKDFNLRIYGEQAPEGEIYMSGENPRGELGFYIVSKGDGKPYRIKIRSGAFYNLQIFPELIKGRTVADAVALLGSLDPVVGETDR; this is encoded by the coding sequence TTGCATTTATGGGCTGATTTGGAAGAGCTTAAACTTCTTGAGGGGAAATTTTCTGATATTCAGATAGAAAAGACAGAAAACTTTACCTCAATCACGGTTAAAAAAGAAGATCTTTTAAATGCTCTTGGATTTTTAAAGGAAGACTTAGGCTATAAGATGTTTATTGATCTTACAGCTGTTGATTACTACCCGCAGGAACCAAGATTTCTCTGCGTTTATATACTTTTCTCACCTGATAAGAAGAAAAGGATAGCTGTAAAATGCTGGGCTGAAAATGATTCGGTTCCGTCTGTTATATCTCTCTGGAAAGGTGCTAAATGGGCTGAAAGAGAGGTTTATGATCTTTTTGGTATAAAGTTTGAAGGGCATAACAATCTTGTCAGAATGTTTCTGTGGGAAGGTTATAAATACCATCCTTTAAGAAAGGACTTCCCGAAAGAAGGTATACAGGAGGTCTATCTCCCATCTCTAAATCTTAGACCTGAGGAGATACCTGCTCACAACTACAGTCCCTACCATACATATGTTCCAACTATGGAAGAGCTTGAGAAAACACAGAAAAGCAGGATGGAAAAGCGGTCACAGATAGTTCTTAACTGGGGTCCTCTACATCCCGGAACTCACGGAACTATATGGTTTCTTTTTGATATGGAAGGGGAGACTATAAAGAACTGTGAGATCATACTTGGACAGCTCCACAGGGGAATTGAGAAGCTTGCAGAGGATCTGACCTATACACAGATAATCCCATACACAGACAGAATGGATTACATATCAGCTCTGTGCAGTCAGGTGGCATATGTAAATACCGTTGAAAAGCTTTTAGGTGTTGAACCTCCTGAAAAGGCGAAATGGATAAGAACTATGATGTGTGAGCTACAGAGGATAAACTCTCATCTCCTCTGGCTTGGGACATACGCACTTGATCTTGGAGCTCTTACGATATTTCTGTATGCCTTCAGGGAAAGGGAAAAAATTATGGACATAATAGAGGGAATTGCCGGTATAAGGCTAAACTCTACTTACATAAGGATAGGAGGTCTGTCTAAGGATCTGCCCGAAGGTGCTTTAGATGTTATAAAACATTTTCTTCAGGACTTTCCTGAAAAACTTGATGAGTATGAAACTATACTCACGAAAAACAGGATATGGCTCAGGAGAAATCTTAATATAGGTATTGTCAATAAAGAACAGGTTTACCAGTACGGACTTACAGGTGTTGTGGCAAGGTCTGCAGGTGTTCCTTACGATATAAGAATGTTACAGCCTACAGATGCTTATGATAAGGTTGATTTTGATATTCCACTTGGAAGGGTCGGTGACTGTTATGACAGGTATCTGATAAGAATGGAGGAGATGAGGCAGAGCCTTAGAATAATAGAGCAGTGTGTTGAAAAGATAGAAAAACTTAAAGATGATAAGCATATATCAACGGAAAACCCCTATGTTCTTCCAACACTTGATGAGGTCTTTAACTCTATTGAGTCTATGGTCAAGGATTTTAACCTCAGGATTTATGGAGAACAGGCACCTGAAGGTGAGATATATATGTCAGGTGAAAATCCAAGGGGAGAGCTTGGATTTTATATTGTGAGCAAAGGGGATGGAAAACCTTACAGGATAAAGATAAGATCAGGTGCTTTCTATAATCTCCAGATATTCCCTGAACTTATAAAAGGAAGAACTGTTGCTGATGCTGTTGCTTTACTTGGGAGCCTTGATCCAGTTGTTGGAGAGACCGACAGATAA
- a CDS encoding NADH-quinone oxidoreductase subunit A translates to MTGYLALLIFFVIATVIGAAMLIINRLVAPKIPDPMEGYTYECGVPLYDKTSHLSLEQKYYLLGLLLVLFDLEAAFVLPWGAVFKAIAEINPWLIFIEMFIFLFILILGYIYAWKKGALRWQ, encoded by the coding sequence ATGACAGGTTACTTAGCACTGCTGATATTCTTCGTTATTGCTACAGTTATTGGAGCTGCAATGCTTATAATAAACAGACTGGTAGCTCCTAAAATCCCTGATCCTATGGAAGGTTATACATATGAGTGTGGTGTTCCTCTGTACGATAAAACATCACATCTCTCCTTAGAGCAGAAATACTATCTACTCGGCTTACTTCTCGTTCTGTTTGACCTTGAGGCAGCATTTGTTCTGCCGTGGGGTGCTGTCTTTAAAGCTATAGCTGAGATAAACCCATGGCTGATATTTATTGAGATGTTTATATTCCTTTTCATACTGATACTTGGATATATATATGCCTGGAAAAAAGGAGCGTTAAGATGGCAGTAA
- a CDS encoding NuoB/complex I 20 kDa subunit family protein → MAVKHNNGIILTTVEEVLSWGRRNSLWPASVGLACCAIEMMHTAASRFDTDRLGIIFRGSPRQSDVLIVAGTVVNKVAPMLKLIYDQMPDPKWVIAMGGCSSAGGPFPTYATLQGVDRIIPVDVYVPGCPPTPQALLWGILELQKKIKAKKEGKVWEEIPVREVPTASQPIPIKEKSPLGF, encoded by the coding sequence ATGGCAGTAAAACATAATAATGGGATAATACTTACTACAGTTGAGGAAGTTCTTAGCTGGGGTAGAAGGAACTCTTTATGGCCTGCATCTGTAGGTCTTGCATGCTGTGCTATAGAGATGATGCATACAGCAGCATCAAGATTTGATACTGACAGGCTCGGTATAATATTCAGAGGTTCTCCAAGACAGTCAGATGTTCTCATAGTTGCTGGAACTGTTGTTAACAAGGTTGCACCTATGTTAAAGCTTATATACGATCAGATGCCAGACCCTAAATGGGTTATAGCTATGGGAGGTTGCTCATCTGCAGGTGGACCGTTCCCAACATACGCAACACTCCAGGGTGTTGACAGAATAATACCCGTTGATGTTTATGTTCCAGGATGTCCTCCAACGCCACAGGCACTCCTCTGGGGAATACTTGAGCTCCAGAAAAAGATAAAGGCTAAAAAAGAAGGTAAGGTTTGGGAAGAGATACCTGTCAGAGAAGTGCCTACAGCTTCTCAGCCAATACCTATTAAAGAGAAATCACCTCTTGGATTTTAA
- the thiE gene encoding thiamine phosphate synthase yields MDLSLYVITDEKLLEGKDIYSCIEQAISGGATVIQYRAKNKSSKKMYEEAVVIKKVCRKYDIPFIVNDRIDIAIAVDADGVHLGQDDLDVEVARRILGFEKIIGLSTKKIEDVIKANSLPVDYIGFGSVFPTSTKEDAVYAGLEKLKEVMKISVQPVVAIGGINEKNLTDLLKTGCRNVAVVSAVFKDDNIKENTERLKNIMENFT; encoded by the coding sequence ATGGATCTTTCACTTTACGTTATAACAGATGAAAAACTCCTTGAGGGAAAGGATATTTACAGCTGTATAGAACAGGCTATATCCGGTGGTGCAACCGTTATACAGTACAGAGCAAAAAATAAAAGCTCAAAAAAGATGTATGAGGAGGCTGTTGTTATAAAAAAGGTATGCAGGAAATACGACATCCCTTTTATTGTAAATGACAGGATTGATATAGCCATTGCTGTAGATGCAGATGGTGTTCATCTTGGACAGGATGATCTTGATGTTGAGGTTGCAAGAAGGATACTTGGCTTTGAAAAAATCATAGGACTTTCAACAAAAAAGATTGAGGATGTGATAAAGGCAAACAGCCTTCCTGTTGATTATATAGGCTTTGGATCAGTTTTCCCCACGTCAACAAAGGAAGATGCTGTGTATGCAGGTCTGGAAAAACTTAAAGAGGTTATGAAAATATCGGTCCAGCCTGTTGTTGCTATAGGTGGAATAAATGAGAAAAACCTGACTGATCTTCTGAAAACGGGCTGTAGAAATGTTGCTGTGGTGTCAGCTGTTTTTAAGGATGATAATATAAAAGAGAACACAGAGAGATTAAAAAATATAATGGAAAATTTCACATGA
- a CDS encoding DUF2905 domain-containing protein: MEGLGKTIILIGVLLVIIGVLITFFEKLPFGLGRLPGDIYIKRDNFTFYFPLATSIVLSIVLSLIFIIISRFTK; the protein is encoded by the coding sequence TTGGAAGGATTAGGAAAAACTATAATACTTATAGGCGTTTTACTTGTGATTATAGGAGTTCTTATAACATTTTTTGAGAAGCTCCCATTTGGGCTTGGAAGACTTCCTGGAGATATCTATATAAAAAGAGATAACTTCACTTTTTACTTCCCTTTAGCAACATCAATTGTACTGAGTATAGTCCTATCATTAATATTCATAATAATCTCAAGGTTCACAAAGTAA